A genomic stretch from Patagioenas fasciata isolate bPatFas1 chromosome 10, bPatFas1.hap1, whole genome shotgun sequence includes:
- the LOC139828730 gene encoding olfactory receptor 14J1-like, whose product MSYDRYVAICKPLHYGTLLGSRACVHMAAAAWATGFLSALLHTANTFSLPLCKGNALDQFFCEIPQIIKLSCSHSYLRELGLIVFSVLIGCGCFVFIVLSYVQIFRAVLRIPSEQGRHKAFSTCLPHLAVVSLLISTSMFAYLKPPSISSPSLDLVVSVLYSVVPPAGH is encoded by the exons atgtcctacgaccgctacgttgccatctgcaaacccctgcactacgggaccctcctgggcagcagagcttgtgtccacatggcagcagctgcctgggccactgggtttctcagcgctctgctgcacacggccaatacattttcactgcccctgtgcaagggcaatgccctggaccagttcttctgtgaaatcccccagatcatcaaactctcctgttcacactcctatctcagggaactggggcttattgtgtttagtgtcttaataggatgtgggtgttttgtgttcatcgtgctgtcctatgtgcagatcttcagggccgtgctgaggatcccctctgagcagggacggcacaaagccttttccacctgcctccctcacctggccgtggtctccctgcttatcagcacttccatgtttgcctatctgaagcccccctccatctcctctccttccctggatctggtggtgtctgttctgtactcagtggtgcctccagca ggacattga